From the genome of Nicotiana tabacum cultivar K326 chromosome 2, ASM71507v2, whole genome shotgun sequence:
TTCTATTCTTCATACTTCAAATTTCTTCTCCAGTATCTGCTATCAGGAAGGATGTAAGTCTTCAAGATAGATATACCTGTAGAACTACAGTTCAAGGAAGATTTTTGATTGCAGATGATATGGGTCAAGTCTGTGATGCGCTGTCCATTGATTCACATTCTCGCTGCTGCCGTGGAAAAAGAGAGCAATTTGCTTGTCACGGTTGCAATCTTGTTTCACAGTGTTGCAACTCCTATGAATTTTGTGTTTCTTGCTGTCTGAATCCATCTAGGACACAAAAGGACCTGGCTCTAAATGTCAAGATAGCTAAGCCTGTAACAGCAGGGACCTATTCAAGCCTTTTTGATTTTTGCATGGGAAGATGCCGTCACAATTCAGAGAGTGTGGTTCATGAAAACGCTTATCTCAGTGAATTTCATCATTGTTTCTCTATACCATCTAATTCTTCTGGTTCTTCTGGTGCACAAGCTGAAGCAAGACTAGCTGGTATAAATATTGTGATAGGAAGACAAGGTGAATCATGCAATTCAGTGTGCAAATCAAGTGGTCAATCTTGTGTTCCCAACAAATTCTTATTGCTCAACCAGTGCGAGACGATGCAAAAGTACATGGGCTGCAAAGGTGGATGTCTGGCAAGTGTCGGATCAGATCAGCCTGCTGAAGTAGTTGATGATGCCCCCAGAGATCTGAACCCTGGAGCCTGCTTGTACACCTCGCAACAGTCGATGCTATCTTGTGATGGATTGCATCAGCATACGAAGAGGCTCTGCCCCTGCGCATAGTGTGGTGAATTTCCCCTGCTCTCcccaactccccccccccccccccccccccacctcaCAAACACCCCTGCACCCCTGTACTAGTTATTAGTTTCTCTCATTTAGACTAATGCGGGCcttttttctttataattttGAAATTTCTTAATATAATATTTGAGGCACACATTAAAATTTTGGATTCAAATTGGATACTAATTCAAATTTACGTTGTAATCTACTAAAGTTTTTTCATTATAAGTAAGATCTTTATAATTATTTCAATATGTACTTGGTTTGAGTAACAATAGCGTCGGTGTTGGTTTGCAGGGAGGAGGAGGCAGCCAGGCAATTCCACACAATTCAACAATATTGGGGTTGTGACTGGTACATTTGCTTGATATTTAGAGAAAAATCACACTAGAGGTTAGCAAGAATGGCTCTTTTACAATGATCACATAGTTATGAATTTGATATACTCGATGTGACTATctaaatcattattttcttattcttttttcatTACGTTGGATATTAGGAAAGGATGGAAATATCTGACTAGCATGCAATGAGTTGGAATTGCTTAAACTAGTTAGACTGAAATCATAAAACTATCTCATGATATAGCTTTAACCTATTATAAGAAAAGAAGCTATTTTATATCAGGTTACAAATACATTTGTAGCAAGACCCCACTGAGTAGGTAGGTCTAGCTGATGTAAATCCCCTCCATAAAAAAAGATATTCTTGTGCTATTTTTTGCCTCCATTTTTAACGTATTGAGGCTTGTTCTGCTTTCCAATTCTAAtttattttttcatgtttattgTTTATCCGTGTTTCAATATAAATTGACATCTCCGAAATTTTTACTCAATCTTAAATCAAGGAATAGTAGTATGCACTAAGAATCTGGTAACTATTCCATTGGCTGGAAAATATGAATAGATGGCTTGGATGAATTGGTTAACCATTAATTGGACCGAGAGTGCGAAGAATTTGATTTGCTATTAGTTTGAATATATGAAGCGGCATATCTAAATTTCTTCCCTCTTCTTCTCTTTACTCGGATTGAAatgctaagttgctcggacacgggtgcaggtgtccgacacgggtgcggatttaaaggtcggatccttcgagatgtaaattctaagatccggggatacggatcctagtaaagatacgagtgcggggatccgactaaaaataattcaaaaaaataaaaatataaaaaatatctctaatttatgagaaattttgtggacACTTAtgtatagcttgtaaagtgtggatttcttttttattctcaagttgtagataagtaaaggaTTGATATCCTAGAGaaggtatgctattttcttcaaatttaccctagttttggttttgatttcgggAATTAAATTGTATATCGTCTCAAATTTTTTCGTCCGTCGTGGTCAAAGTACGcaaaattgtttgaccagatcCGTTACGGATCCCATACCTAAACCCATACTAGTGTCAGGTGCGGCACCTAAATTGccatgtcggagcaacttagtTGAAATGATATGATGTGTTGCTAGGATTGAATGATTGGtagttataatatttttgtgatggTGATGTGCCATATGATATGTGAAAATAGGTGTTTAAGGTGGTTTATATCGCTGTATATCATCATGCATACTTGTGTGTGCATCATATTATTGCGATATACAATAATATACACGATATGCATTTTGATATACACTAGTAGAAAATGCGCCTGGCAGAAAATCTGTGCGAGATATAGAGTGATACACACGATATACAATTATATATATTATCAATAATGGAAATTTTAGGCGACCTGTCATTTTTTTCCGGTGATAGAGTACGTTGAAAATTTTATGAGAATTTTGGAGGTTATTAAGGGGTTGTTGGAGAGAGTATCTGAGATAGAGTTGAGAAACAGACAAAATTATAGGGGCTATTTTCACATGTTAGCTAGTTTTAAGAGATCCCACGCTCTCAAAATATGGTTCCACACACACTATTTTCCACGTCACGACGCATGTGTTTTAAGAGATACATATATGTCAAGTAAAATATCTATTTGTAACACTACGAGAAGACGGTAAAATTCCCTCTAGCAAATCGTTCGAAAACAGATTTTTGACAGAAATTATCAGTCAAAATATACATGGTCTACAAATTTTCAACTAGAACTATAGAAAATTTCCGATCAAAACGTACGGTCGAAATATGTGGAAAAAAAAGAATgaccatatttttaaaattttcgacgGAAATAGTCTTACATTTTTTGATCGAAATAGTcgaacaattaaaataaaatatataaatgaatattTCGACCGATTCTGTCggattattttaaaataaataaatgaaaataaaatataccGACTAATTTTGGtggataatttaaaaaataaataactgAAAATTCATGTTTTCTCGATCGAATCGGGCGCAAGAATTAACAAAAACTAGAAGTTCATCTATTCTGACAGATTCGATTGGAAATTTAGGAATTTTCAGGTTTGTTATTCGACTGCTTCTGTCAAAAATTTATGCAGATTTCAGCAGAATTCTGCAGTATTTTCAATTTCACTGCCTGCCAAATAAAACAGCCAACCCAAAGTCCTAATTCACAATGAACTCAAGTGACATTAAACATCTAAAGCAACACTAAGCATTGTAAATACTTCAAACAAGTGTAAACACTCTACCACATTTAGTCTAAAAGTTTTAATCAAATCACATAAAGTCTAAATAGTTAAATAATATCACGTTCATTATTGAATCTAAAAATAAACTGAGTCTAAAATTTCATTTACCGCAGCcaaattaaaacataacaccaCAATTCAAATATTTCTCCTCGTCGTCTGATTCAGTCTCATCCTCATTATTAGATTCCTCTATTGAAGGTTGATTGCCATGTTTTTTCATGAATGTTCGCATCATAGTTATTGTTTTCTGACATGTGCTCTATTATTGCGTCAAATTATTAATTTGATTCCTCATAGCCTCCATTTCTTCTTGTGAAATAGAAGCACCATCGAATAATGTAGCTGCGCACGATTAGAGGATAGTTGTACTTCAAGTCCGTAGACTccacctttatttatttttatgggaacaaagaaaaagaaagtaaaatgagtcAAAGAGGAAACGCACAACTTGCAAACTAATACTAAAACGAACATTTCTTTATAACTTTGTACCTTTTTTTATTCTACTTGTTATTTGTGTCCATATTGAAGTCACATCTTGTGGTAACGGTTGGGTTGAATCAAGTTTAGTTTGTTGATATTCCTTCAAACTTCTTTGATACCTTTCCTGATATAAAAATGATAATCATTATATAAACAAACTAATCTTAAGGAAgaaatgaaataatgttgaaGTTATGATCTTATATATGTCTCTGGCGCACACAATTCGATTCATCATTCTCATAAAccgttatttttctttttcttatgtgTCTTTGCAAAGACCTGAGCATGAGTCACATCCTTTCAATGTATCTTTTatgcaaaattaaaaaataaaagttagaGATATATATTTGATCgcatatatataaaacaaaaaacaaattatAGATATATTATCAATCTCAATCGATAGGCCGCAAAACTAATTGAACCTCTGGTGTGCAATGAGCCACCCTTACTAGAGACTctatttttctttacttgttcacTCCTCTTCTTCGTTGGTCTAGGGGGTATTCCATTTCTCCAAAAGTCTATCTCATACATCTTGATGTTATTAATTTTAGCCTGTTGCCACCTCTCTCAGCAACAAAATGACCATTTTTAATCTGATTATGAGCTGTATTCTATCATGTCAACACACCTAGATAAATTTGACGCATATGCATCTGGCATCTTTAAATTTCTAACTCAATCacaaatctcttttttttctcgTCCAAAGTGAATCTGTATCTGGCCTCGGGATTCTAAATGTTGTTCAAGTATGTCAGGTACAACGCACTTTGCCTACAAAATTCTTTCAAGTTCATCTTGGCCTTCAAGTTATCTTTTGTCCTTTTGTTGATATCCATAAAGTATTACACAATTTATCAAAAAGGTTCTTCTCAGTATGCATCCGACGAGATTATGCCGTAGGAGATTATACTTCCCATAAAGTAACACCCAGAATATGTTCTATTTAGTCCAGTTATATGTGACTATCTAACCGAGTATCTTATTAGACAATGAAGACTTTGTTATCTTAGGTATATCCCTAATGGCGGGTCTTGAAAATGACATTTTGGGCAAAGAAGAAAATGAATAGTGATGAATTGATATAAATGAATATGTCTTGAGTTTCTAATGATTCCTAtagacttgataacttaattgatgaaGGAATTGAATCGAGAATCACTATTTGGATAAGATACAAATACTAGTTCTTGAAATGGGTGTTCTTGAACCTAGGGTTTTGTTGGAGAAGACAatgaatagtgacttgatgatgttgggtaattaacgtagtatcattaatgactccaaataagtattaaataataaaaatagaataaaataggCTAATGGGTGAACTTATTGGATAATTTGGGATAGTTAAAGGCTTGTTGCCGAATTGTGAAGCCTAAATggatatttatgatttttttcatatttgttttgatgttgttgggATATCTAATGGTAGATATTGAATTGTGAACGATATTTGGGCATTTTAATCAATTAGAGCATTGTAGTATGTTTGGATCTTGAAGGTTGAGGTAAGTTGATAAtgacttactcttcttgagggattCTCCGTAAAAGCATGATTTGTTAATACATGACATAACTTATAAATGTGCATCCGTACATATAGGGACAAGCGGGAGGATGTCACCATGTATTTCTAAGTTTGTTGATTTTGAAGTGTCATGTGATTTTatataaaaatcttatttttaaaactTATTTGCAAGTTGACACTTAAAGAAAACgttataagttttattaaaacttatGTGTTGATAAGAATATAAATTATTTGAGTACTAAAGATATATTTTCATGAAAAAGTATGTGTTTTGAAATTTGATCAATGGAATAACACTTGTtgtatcttttaaagattgatgttaaagTGATAAAGGCATTAAAATGAAAAAGGttattcatttgattttgttcaaatggtttggATTGGCTATGAAAATCgtgatttgataaaaatatatCCTTTGAGGCTATTaggctat
Proteins encoded in this window:
- the LOC107803436 gene encoding uncharacterized protein LOC107803436 isoform X1, with product MPWVSNSTRLDTTWESIAGTSNLNAKMSKSPSVITPVKLIALSFLVFLFFILQISSPVSAIRKDVSLQDRYTCRTTVQGRFLIADDMGQVCDALSIDSHSRCCRGKREQFACHGCNLVSQCCNSYEFCVSCCLNPSRTQKDLALNVKIAKPVTAGTYSSLFDFCMGRCRHNSESVVHENAYLSEFHHCFSIPSNSSGSSGAQAEARLAGINIVIGRQGESCNSVCKSSGQSCVPNKFLLLNQCETMQKYMGCKGGCLASVGSDQPAEVVDDAPRDLNPGACLYTSQQSMLSCDGLHQHTKRLCPCA
- the LOC107803436 gene encoding uncharacterized protein LOC107803436 isoform X2, which codes for MSKSPSVITPVKLIALSFLVFLFFILQISSPVSAIRKDVSLQDRYTCRTTVQGRFLIADDMGQVCDALSIDSHSRCCRGKREQFACHGCNLVSQCCNSYEFCVSCCLNPSRTQKDLALNVKIAKPVTAGTYSSLFDFCMGRCRHNSESVVHENAYLSEFHHCFSIPSNSSGSSGAQAEARLAGINIVIGRQGESCNSVCKSSGQSCVPNKFLLLNQCETMQKYMGCKGGCLASVGSDQPAEVVDDAPRDLNPGACLYTSQQSMLSCDGLHQHTKRLCPCA